The genomic stretch GTAGGGATGATTCTGGGGTTTCTTAAGAGGGGGCGTAATTCATACACAGGGGCCGACCTCATCGATAACTGATGATGTGTTTAGAAATGGTGAGGGGTTGGATGGTGCCCTGCAAGGGCGAATTAGCTTTCAGCTGGAGCCAACGCCCCTGCaacccccatccccaccatgCTATGGGAGGGATTGCGTGGCACGTACAGTCTCTCAGGCCATGCTCTCCGTGTTGACAGGCATGCTGGATACACCTACTGCGGGGCGTGCGCTGCGCATGCCTACAAGCAGGTGGATCCCACGGTCACGTGAGTGCCAGATGTCAAGTCTGTTAGCTCTGAGCTTTGCTGCTTTATCATATTGTTGGGTAGatgagtgcattgtgggaaaaaagaaagtgcaaataaattttttttagcTCAAGTTAATGAACAGTGCTGCATTATCTCTATTTTCACCTTTCGCGTAGGTCATGGGTATCACGCCATCTGTCCTGCATGAGACAGGCTCTAAAATTGGTGATTCGGGGGAAAGTTTTACTTTCAACTGAGACCAAGAGCAGACAAAGCGAAACCAGTGATGTCAGCGTCTTTGGGCGCGGCTTACGACTCAGCCCAGCCACATGACATTGCGGCACCTGCAGTTCTGAATTATGCCggaagtgtgtttgtgtgcctggGCGCTCGTGCTTGTGTGCCTGTGAACTGAGTCTCTGGATCCCCCGCAGCCGCAAGGTTTTCATCTTGGGTCCCTCCCACCATGTGCCCCTGTCCCGCTGCGCCCTGTCGCCCGCTGAGGTCTACAGAACGCCGCTGTATGACCTGAGAATCGACCATAAGAGTAAGAGCCCCACGCCTCACTTCATAGTCCTACCTAAACCTGTGCTGGTCTGCAGTACCAGTTAAAAGTTTGTACGCACCTACAGTTAGAAAGGTTTATATGtattattctttacattttagaattaaaacatcaaaactataaaataacatatgcATTATGACCAAgtattatacaaaaaaaaaatgttttgaggaGCAAGCCCTGTGGTTTGAGacttggaaggttgttggttcaaatcccgcagTCAGCGGAGAGATCCTCCTCATTGTGCCCTTGATCAAGGTCCTTAATCCCAATtgccccagggactggctgaccctactgtctcctctgtgtcagtttcatgaggtggcctcctgggatggttTTCCACCTattctgaaggaggtcccacatatgctgagcaagtcattggctgcttttccttcactctctggtcagactccaaaactatttctcctttgtttaggtcaggtggccaggtcatgtgacgtgacgtcactctcctttgtaggcagcTTGGCGCGTCCAAACTTTTAACTGGAACTGTATATGTTCACACTACTTCTGAATCTAAGTGGGTTGTTTCAAGTCTTGTATACTGATGTCTGCCATAGGATGCGATGGAGTTTGTATCGGTATTGTATGGTGGGTGGTGGTGTGGGCTCTGGACCTGGGACTGACTGGCTTTAATGGCGTGTGTGTCAGCCTCGTTTGTGGTGTGAGACAAATGCAAGCTGAAGACTCTGAGAGGGACCTTAATGGGGGAAGGTGGAGGAGCAATGATGACTCAGGCGTTACCGAGGCGATGAAATGGCCACAGTCTGCCCGCTGCCTTCAGGCTGGACTTCTCATTCTAGCAGGAAATGTGAACCGCTGTCGGCAACGTCTGTTCCCTCCACTTGTAGTTTACGCTGAACTCTGGAAAACGGGAATGTTCGAGAGGATGACTCTGCCGACAGATGAGGAAGAGCACAGCATAGAGATGCAGCTCCCATTCACCGCCAAAGCCATGGAAAGGTGACGTCTCGCGTGGGGCGGCGGTGTTGGGCTGCTGGGGGCCGGCTCATGCATTTCAAAACGCAACACTACTTCCTAACAGCTACTTTCACAGCTATGTCTCGCTGAAAGGATTGGAAATTGCTTATTAACATGCTGACATGTGATGAGAATACTTGTTTTTTCCCTTGTTTATTATTTCATCACTTGGCTGGCactttttgtccaaagtgacggtAATTTTACCCTTTTACAGTTTgtcagtttttttgtgtttttttttttttttgtctagggCATTTGAGGAAGACGACCAAGCAGCCAGGGCTTAGAAGCAGCTACCCGCTGATCCTGGTCTTTAGTTCCTTTGTCTATCATTCTGACACTAAGTACACGCTGCACATTGACGAGTTTCGCATTTTGCGATGTGAACACGAGAGAGATGCCAGAAGGAAGCAGCTGCAGGACGTGTTTTTCCTTTTTGGAGTTGGGCCGCTTCTGGGCCTGTCATGTGGTCTTGGTACAGATGCTATGAGGTCATCGACTGTGCCGGGTGCCGGGTAGCGTGAAGGCATGTTCCAGCTGGCCAGCCTCTCTAGTGGTGATCCTATGTCGGCTGCTTGGCGTGGTTGGCTGGGATTTATCCCACAGGCTACAGGGCTTAAGGCAGGGGTCCACTCCGCATAGGATGCAAGTCCACTGCAGACCAGTCATGTCAGGAAGTCACTGAAATGATTGAATGCACTGCGGATTCCTTTGCCAGATTGTTAGTACAGAAGTACAGGGGGGTGCCAAGAATTCTGCAGTTTCTGTGCCAAGGACGGCTCCCTATTCTCTCTGGTTGGTGTTATGTGCTAACAGACTGTGCCTTTGTTCGCTTAATCTCAGTACGGGCATATCTGCAAACAGCATCTTCATGTTGATGGGGCACTGGGCTGTTTTAGTTGTAAGTCTCTCTGGCCTGTTGTATTCTGTTCTTCCCTTTGTTAGTATTATTTAAGCTCCTCCCCTCAAAGCTTATCAAGTCAAAAAGTGTTGCTtagtctctctctgtcttgcaGCTGATTTGGTGCTGATGGGTGAACATCACTTATAAGCGCTGCCTTCTTTAAATCGCTTTGATTTCAGTCAGATGCAATTCATTTCCGGAAGCAGTTTCAATTGTTTTTAAGTTCCAGGAATTCCAAGGTCCTCTTGGAGTGTTGACATTCTAGTGTACCAAGAGCAAACTCATATGGCATAACTGCTGTGCACAGGGGTAGGGCTATGAGGCCACCTCATTAGCAAGTTGCATGAGAGCCGGTCACTGATTGGCTGCTTCAGCCTCATTGCTGTGAGCCACTCAGGGTTGACTAACATGTGCTGCTGATGTATCCATTATATTTGTGGTTTCTCATCATCAGGTAGGCTTACTGACTGAtgttttcttttgttatttattcGCAACAGATTCAGGTCAGGTTCCCTGCTGAGTGGGTGTAACTACTTGGTTATatattcccccccctccccatctttGTTCCCAGCCATAAGGACGAGGTTTCCATTGTCCCAGTGCTGGTCGGTGCCCTGAGCGAATCCAAAGAACAGGAATATGGCAAACTTCTCAGTAAATACCTGGCGGACCCAGCAAACCTGTTTGTGATTTCGTCTGACTTCTGCCACTGGGGTGAGTTGGTCCGGACGTCTGGTGCTGCTGGTCGGTCTGATTCTGTCGGATGATTAAATACCTGTTATCACACGTTGCCACCTGCTGTCTGTTCTGACGGGCTGGTAAAGTAGGAATGATAATAATCATCGCTTGGATAAGACTGTCAGTTGACCACTTCATCCAGGGATGTCACTAGAGATTAATGAAAGGGGAGGGCCTGACGGAAAAGCCCAAAATGAAAGAGAAAACAACCCAGCCTAAAAGCAGCCCTAGGGACACCCCTGcaattttatagttttttttttttttttttttaataatttcaagaTGAGTGGAACTAACCACAatgtaaaaataacaaaattTATTACTTCCCACAGGAGAATGTGGCTTATTTGAGAGCCCTCTCTAATCTAATTGTGTTCAGTATTGCA from Brienomyrus brachyistius isolate T26 chromosome 3, BBRACH_0.4, whole genome shotgun sequence encodes the following:
- the memo1 gene encoding protein MEMO1 isoform X4, which codes for MTLRDRAQLNAQLEGWLSQAQSTLRPARAVIVPHAGYTYCGACAAHAYKQVDPTVTRKVFILGPSHHVPLSRCALSPAEVYRTPLYDLRIDHKIYAELWKTGMFERMTLPTDEEEHSIEMQLPFTAKAMESHKDEVSIVPVLVGALSESKEQEYGKLLSKYLADPANLFVISSDFCHWGHRFRYTYYDETQGELYRSIEHLDKMGMGIIEQLDPISFSNYLKKYHNTICGRHPIGVLLNAVTELRKNGTDMSFSFLNYAQSSQCRNWQDSSVSYAAGALIVH